Proteins co-encoded in one Malus sylvestris chromosome 7, drMalSylv7.2, whole genome shotgun sequence genomic window:
- the LOC126627721 gene encoding BON1-associated protein 2-like, translated as MAANSRTLEIKVISAENLKLDRKSIKKNASVTVRTDTNSQFCTTDIDTEGGAHPRWNEKLVLDLPTHSKSITVEVHCKTSSGVRTIGTATVPASDFVGGYVPEGYLHFLSYRLRNHKGERNGIINISVRMKVPEMYACASSTTWSHSTMGFPAAGNKSFGGGVVTGVPVWYGSYQKNY; from the coding sequence ATGGCAGCCAATTCCCGGACGCTTGAAATCAAGGTGATCTCCGCCGAGAACCTGAAATTAGATCGAAAATCCATCAAGAAAAACGCCTCCGTGACCGTCCGGACCGACACCAACAGCCAGTTTTGCACCACGGACATTGACACCGAAGGCGGCGCCCACCCACGGTGGAACGAGAAGCTCGTGCTCGACTTGCCAACGCACTCGAAGTCCATCACAGTGGAGGTCCATTGCAAGACTTCGTCCGGCGTCAGGACGATCGGGACGGCAACGGTTCCGGCTTCTGATTTTGTTGGCGGGTACGTACCGGAGGGTTACCTGCATTTTTTGAGTTACAGGCTGAGGAATCACAAGGGGGAGAGGAATGGGAttattaatatttctgtaaGAATGAAGGTTCCGGAGATGTACGCTTGTGCAAGTTCAACGACGTGGTCTCACTCAACGATGGGGTTTCCGGCGGCTGGCAACAAAAGTTTCGGCGGCGGCGTTGTGACAGGAGTTCCGGTTTGGTACGGTTCCTATCAGAAAAATTATTGA
- the LOC126628259 gene encoding BON1-associated protein 1-like isoform X1 has protein sequence MASSNGSSSANFRTLEITVISLENLQLDQKPIKTNASVTVRIDTNSQFRTTIIDTEGDAYPLWNEKLMLELPMHSKSTTVGVQCKTAYGVRMFGTATVLASDFVGAYVPESYLHFLSYRLRDYKGERNGVINISVRMRVPEMYACASSTTSSHSRMGFPTAGNHSFGGGVAIGVPVWYKFVKTEDGGYLLLQIGAFIESLIQTLEQDSCIWFLEFSVMLRASYKFVKIEVAAQPATNRMFGQYNSQLGTHEV, from the exons ATGGCATCTTCCAATGGCAGTTCATCAG CCAATTTTCGAACGCTTGAAATCACAGTGATCTCCCTCGAGAACCTACAATTAGATCAAAAACCCATTAAGACAAATGCCTCAGTGACCGTCCGGATCGACACCAACAGCCAGTTTCGCACCACAATTATAGACACCGAAGGCGACGCCTACCCACTATGGAACGAGAAGCTTATGCTCGAATTGCCAATGCACTCCAAGTCCACCACGGTGGGGGTCCAATGCAAGACCGCGTACGGCGTCAGGATGTTCGGAACGGCAACGGTTTTGGCATCTGATTTTGTTGGTGCTTACGTGCCGGAGAGTTACCTGCATTTTTTGAGCTACAGGCTAAGAGATTACAAGGGGGAGAGGAATGGGGTTATTAATATTTCTGTGAGGATGAGGGTTCCGGAGATGTATGCTTGTGCAAGTTCAACAACGTCTTCTCACTCGAGGATGGGGTTTCCGACGGCTGGGAACCATAGTTTTGGTGGCGGCGTTGCGATCGGAGTTCCAGTTTG gtacaaattCGTCAAGACCGAAGACGGTGGATATTTGCTActacaaattggtgctttcattgagagcctGATTCAAACACTCGAACAAGACTCTTGCATTTGGTTCTTGGAATTTTCTGTTATGTTGAGAGCCTCATACAAATTTGTCAAAATTGAAGTAGCCGCTCAACCTGCCACGAATCGAATGTTCGGGCAGTATAACTCTCAGCTTGGCACTCATGAAGTATAA
- the LOC126628259 gene encoding uncharacterized protein LOC126628259 isoform X3, which translates to MASSNGSSSVSAISMRSLTLANIPILTSGGNYKKWRRDINLLLTLNEFDIAIDSPRLVISDQSSRVERSDFERWTRANKVALSILEAGMTDTIRGGIKKPELVVDYLAAIEKKFKESEKA; encoded by the exons ATGGCATCTTCCAATGGCAGTTCATCAG TGTCTGCAATATCGATGAGGAGCTTAACCTTGGCAAATATTCCGATCCTTACCAGTGGTGGCAATTACAAGAAGTGGAGAAGGGATATCAATTTACTATTGACTCTCAATGAGTTTGATATAGCAATTGATAGTCCTAGGCTTGTCATAAGTGATCAAAGCTCCAGGGTAGAGAGATCAGATTTTGAGAGGTGGACAAGGGCTAACAAAGTAGCACTTTCAATCTTAGAAGCTGGGATGACGGATACCATCAGAGGAGGAATCAAGAAACCAGAACTGGTTGTGGACTATTTGGCTGcaattgaaaagaaatttaaaGAGTCTGAGAAGGCATAA